A genomic region of Alnus glutinosa chromosome 11, dhAlnGlut1.1, whole genome shotgun sequence contains the following coding sequences:
- the LOC133881756 gene encoding uncharacterized protein At5g49945-like — MAKRLLFPSSLLHFVALLSVLNLFISHLSRSLVLADSHFEGFDSEDADPDTESDSDADILYPGSLRSPPLTHSDPEPTQTTPPDPIPNPTPTPAPSSRSPPSFEYWDEDEFEGLPVLEQTPPETPIITDNATPSDPKSKPSPTPKPKLGPKSFTVEIVCGTFLIMFLINYFTGKRENENLALAWAAKFATKDSIFERNFSLLGVGEGDDSPLLLKEGQTVFKFYASGRRCCQGLLATMELKSRHDLISKLYNLVVPCKDEINFEVYMNEEAMDHVVFALARKKAAKTMQKEVRDLQKFAQMVAVPSGRKWVSEELAVVSESKEVAGDLITEGVLEQVFGEKAFEKFGKYFISMHFSDQHPGTHKKMLLFKFALPDANNMDDMVRLVALVPYYIDLIGRYKLSSQARSKTEGTRVKAAQEAYKELQNVRQEALQKKKAEKKKMMEEAEAKLGAEVIRKKEAKERARQMKKGMPKVKMTRAH; from the exons ATGGCTAAACGACTCCTCTTCCCCTCCTCTCTATTACACTTCGTCGCTCTCCTCTCAGTCCTCAACCTCTTCATTTCccatctctctcgctctctcgtCCTCGCCGATTCTCACTTCGAAGGCTTCGACTCGGAAGACGCCGATCCCGATACCGAAAGCGATTCCGATGCCGATATTCTCTACCCTGGCTCTCTCCGATCCCCTCCTCTCACCCACTCTGATCCCGAACCAACCCAGACCACTCCACCGGATCCGATTCCGAATCCGACTCCGACTCCGGCTCCAAGCTCCCGTTCGCCGCCGAGCTTCGAGTACTGGGACGAGGACGAGTTCGAGGGCCTACCGGTTCTCGAGCAAACGCCCCCCGAGACCCCGATAATTACTGATAATGCCACCCCGTCCGATCCGAAATCGAAGCCCTCGCCGACCCCGAAACCGAAGCTGGGTCCGAAGTCCTTCACTGTGGAGATCGTGTGCGGGACCTTTTTGATCATGTTCTTGATCAACTACTTCACTGGGAAGCGCGAGAACGAGAACCTCGCGCTCGCTTGGGCCGCCAAGTTTGCCACCAAGGACTCGATCTTCGAGCGGAATTTCAGTCTGCTCGGAGTCGGCGAAGGCGACGACTCGCCGTTGCTGCTGAAGGAGGGGCAGACGGTGTTCAAGTTCTACGCGAGTGGGCGTAGGTGCTGCCAGGGATTACTGGCCACGATGGAGCTGAAGAGCCGGCATGATTTGATATCGAAGCTGTACAATCTGGTGGTGCCGTGCAAGGATGAGATCAATTTCGAGGTGTATATGAACGAGGAGGCGATGGACCATGTGGTTTTCGCTCTGGCGAGGAAGAAGGCGGCGAAGACAATGCAGAAGGAGGTCAGGGACTTGCAGAAGTTCGCCCAGATGGTGGCGGTGCCGAGTGGGAGGAAGTGGGTGAGCGAGGAGCTGGCGGTTGTCTCGGAGTCGAAGGAGGTGGCCGGGGATTTGATCACCGAGGGTGTTCTTGAGCAG GTTTTTGGAGAAAAAGCTTTTGAGAAATTTGGAAAGTATTTCATCTCAATGCATTTCTCTGATCAACACCCGGGCACACACAAGAAGATGCTCTTGTTCAAGTTTGCCCTCCCAGATGCCAATAACATGGATGATATGGTTCGATTGGTGGCTCTTGTACCTTATTATATCGACTTGATTGGGCGATACAAACTCAGTTCTCAG GCTCGATCCAAAACAGAAGGAACCAGAGTAAAGGCTGCTCAAGAGGCATATAAAGAACTTCAAAATGTCAGGCAAGAAGCTTTGCAGAAAAAGAaggcagagaagaagaagatgatggagGAGGCCGAGGCAAAGCTTGGTGCAGAGGTTATTCGCAAGAAGGAAGCAAAAGAGCGCGCTCGGCAGATGAAGAAGGGAATGCCAAAAGTAAAGATGACCCGTGCCCACTAA
- the LOC133882721 gene encoding protein WHAT'S THIS FACTOR 9, mitochondrial, producing the protein MPPPPRHTKLPHQLNQIRTFVDAKIKWVRDPYLDFAVEREKDLKQAISVKNHILSTPSNSLPLSTASLLKPHLHLPTSTSTSKFSLKYPSLFTQFHPSPHLSPHLTLTPQALGLHKEESAIHTSPSHRNEAVRRLAKLLMLTGASRLPLYVIERLKWDMGLPHNYFLTLLADFPEYFQVCEVRDELGGEQVLALELVSWREELAVSELERRAWNGGDLGRERGMRIAFPMCLTKGFELEKKVRNWVEQWQDLPYISPYENAFHLPPNSEQAEKWAVAVLHELLWLMVSKKTERDNVFCLGEYLGFGARFKKALVHHPSIFYLSNKIRTQTVVLREAYRKDFLVEKHPLMGMRYRYIHLMNKVPKRRKQAVV; encoded by the coding sequence ATGCCTCCTCCGCCTCGACACACCAAACTCCCGCACCAGCTAAACCAAATCCGCACCTTCGTGGACGCCAAAATCAAATGGGTCCGAGACCCATACCTCGACTTCGCTGTCGAGCGAGAGAAAGACCTGAAACAAGCCATCTCCGTCAAGAACCACATCCTCTCCACCCCTTCCaattccctccctctctccaccGCCTCTCTACTCAAACCCCACCTCCACCTCCCCActtccacctccacctccaagTTCTCCCTCAAATACCCCTCCCTTTTCACCCAATTCCACCCCAGTCCCCACCTCTCTCCCCACCTCACCCTCACCCCTCAAGCCCTTGGTCTCCACAAAGAAGAGTCCGCCATTCACACCTCTCCTTCTCACCGAAACGAGGCCGTTCGCCGCCTCGCCAAGCTCCTAATGCTCACCGGAGCTTCCAGATTGCCTTTATATGTGATAGAGAGGTTGAAATGGGACATGGGTCTTCCCCACAACTACTTTCTGACACTTCTCGCCGATTTTCCCGAGTACTTCCAGGTTTGCGAGGTGAGAGACGAGTTGGGCGGCGAGCAAGTGCTTGCCTTGGAGCTTGTTTCGTGGAGGGAGGAGCTGGCGGTGTCAGAATTGGAGAGAAGGGCGTGGAATGGCGGTGACTTGGGGCGCGAGAGAGGGATGCGCATTGCGTTTCCCATGTGTTTGACGAAAGGTTTTGAGTTGGAGAAGAAGGTAAGGAATTGGGTTGAGCAGTGGCAAGATTTGCCGTACATTTCTCCCTACGAGAACGCGTTTCATTTGCCGCCGAATAGCGAGCAGGCGGAGAAGTGGGCGGTGGCGGTGCTTCACGAGTTGCTGTGGTTGATGGTGTCGAAGAAGACGGAGAGGGACAATGTGTTTTGTTTGGGGGAGTACTTGGGATTTGGGGCGAGGTTTAAGAAGGCTTTGGTTCATCATCCGAGTATTTTTTACTTGTCCAATAAGATCAGGACGCAGACAGTGGTGCTTAGGGAGGCTTATAGGAAGGATTTCTTGGTTGAGAAGCACCCATTGATGGGTATGAGGTATCGGTATATTCATCTTATGAATAAGGTGCCGAAACGGCGAAAGCAggctgttgtttag
- the LOC133882720 gene encoding uncharacterized protein LOC133882720 isoform X2: protein MVLSGNGIVPGCAGSKAEKEKRKASPLKLKYYKDSWLPITRKNVQLDAEARGLDLERRGPEESQELKVCVQIFRSNVCYFSKPNPLLIV, encoded by the exons ATGGTGCTATCAGGGAACGGTATCGTACCAGGATGTGCAGGAAGTAAAGCTGAA aaagaaaaaagaaaagcttctCCTTTGAAATTGAAGTACTACAAAGATTCTTGGCTACCAATAACCAG AAAAAATGTGCAGTTGGATGCAGAGGCCAGAGGGTTGGACCTTGAGAGAAGAGGACCTGAAGAATCTCAG GAGCTCAAGGTCTGTGTGCAGATTTTCAGGTCAAATGTTTGTTATTTTTCCAAACCCAACCCTCTATTAATTGTTTGA
- the LOC133882720 gene encoding uncharacterized protein LOC133882720 isoform X3 → MVLSGNGIVPGCAGSKAEKEKRKASPLKLKYYKDSWLPITRKNVQLDAEARGLDLERRGPEESQFGYHNPRFHAPNLKNWWDSRFNRVM, encoded by the exons ATGGTGCTATCAGGGAACGGTATCGTACCAGGATGTGCAGGAAGTAAAGCTGAA aaagaaaaaagaaaagcttctCCTTTGAAATTGAAGTACTACAAAGATTCTTGGCTACCAATAACCAG AAAAAATGTGCAGTTGGATGCAGAGGCCAGAGGGTTGGACCTTGAGAGAAGAGGACCTGAAGAATCTCAG TTTGGATATCATAATCCAAGATTCCATGCACCGAATTTAAAGAATTGGTGGGATTCAAGATTCAATCGAGTGATGTGA